The Danio rerio strain Tuebingen ecotype United States chromosome 19, GRCz12tu, whole genome shotgun sequence genome includes the window AGTTGTAAACGGAAACGTTAATCGACGTAACCTAGTTAAATTAGCATATTGAAGGATTTGAAGATCCGGCACTATGTTGCTTTAGTGGAGATATATTTGTGGTTGAGTGTAAATGGACACATTATTTGAGGATAATCGACATAACCTAATTAAATTTGCGTATAGGGCAGGATTAGAAGATTTCTTACTATATCGGTTTAGCTGAGACTCAATAAAGACACATGAGTCTCTTAAAGAGTAGAGACACATTTATGTGGTCAAGCATGAACTGAAACATAATTCACGTAACATGATTAAATACGCATATAGCACGCGATTTGAAGATCCTGCTCTATATCGGTTTAATGAAGAAGGATTTAAGTGGTCAAGTGTAAATGGAAACGTTAATCGACATAACCTGGTTAAATTAGCATATTACATGAGATTTGACAATTAGACACTGTATTGGTTTTGCGGGGACGCGTTTATGTGGTTGAGTGTAAATGGAAAGTTAATCGACGTTAAGTGACGTAACCTAGTTAAATTTGCATTTAAGTTGCGATTTGATGATCCTGCACTTTACCGATTTAGTGGAGATGCATTTATGCGGTAAATGGAAACATCAAATGACGTAAATAACGTTGCCTGGTTAAATTTCCATATGAAAACGTTAATTGGCGTCAACCGATGTATCCTAGTTAAATTCGCATATAGCACGCAATTTGAATATGTGATATCGGTTTAACAGAGATACATTTATGTGGTCAAGTGTAAATAGAAAACGTTAATCGACGTAACCTAGTGAAATTTGCATAATATGTGCGATTTGAAGATTCTGCGCAATATTGGTTTAGCGGAGACGCATTTATGTGGTTGAGAGAAAATGGAAACATCAAATGAAGCTAATCGATGTTACCTAAATTTGCGTAATATGCAGGATTTGAATGAATTATGTCCATTTAACAGAGACGCATTTATGTGGTCAAgtgtaaatgaaagaatgaacgcATGAAGTGAGCATCTGTAAAATCTTAATAATGCGCATCCGCTAGTGTACACGCACATGTAGTCAGCATTGTAGTGCTCATTATTGATGTGAACGGGCCCCTTTTTGACTTTATAGTTTGATCTCTCTTGTATTTATATTGATTCTTGCTCTTTAGTTCGAGCAGCATGTTTTTCTGTAGACTTAGTGAAGGTTATGAAGTATTATTTTCATATCATCTGCTCAACTTAACGAACATGCTAACATCTTTGAGCTGTTTTTAGTGTCAGTAATGTTGGACTGTAACTGGAATGGCTGTAGTTATATTGTGAACAGAACAAGCGGTCTCTTTCTCCATGTGTGGATGGACACCATCTCCCATGATGCACCTGTCCTGATAAACCTGCAGGTGTAGACGGAGGTACGGCTGCAGAAATGTGTCGAACACAAGCAGAACAAATGCCATAGCGTTAGCTCCGATTGATTGTTTTCTGACAGTCGTATTGGATGATGGAgttgtatataaatattaatagctCACACTTATTTTACTTGACATGgaagtagtatttatttatatttagttgaaGTATTGATTGAACTAAAACTTTACGATAACtaaaatgaatttatttcaaCTATTGACAGCATTTCACGTTGTTTTTAAGCACTAAGTTGTTTTAAGTTCATCATTTGAGTTCActttattcaaatatattaagtaaaaataaaatgacgtttattaaaaaaacaatattagtaTTTCAAGAAAATATtggacaaaaatgacattttatacattttcataaatcatatttattttttgcaaatataCTCTTCAATGCACaacaaaaacatgatttatgaaaATACGTAGAAACAGTTTTTGCTAATAAATTTgtgtattaatattgttgttattaaaaatgtttcctgCATTTCTcattaacaaaaactaaacactAAACTATAACCTATTTCCGTTTAATATCTTgccaatgttttgtttatttaaagtacTAAAGCAAGAATAAAACGCTTATTTTTGTTTCAGCAAGATCCcagaattttgttttattttgcgtTTGTcacataattaaaagtaaataaactaaaaaaatgtcttttttaattttagctaATTGCTCAAATTTCTCATTTGAATAAATTTAAcgtaatataacaatttattaaaataaatacaatgagaAATCTTTGCAGCTGGCTGAATCGTCTtaagctttttgttttttatttgcgaTATCAGACAACATTACTAATTTACATTCAGTAAAAGTactcaaattaataataaatcaatcaataaatcagtacaattaaaaataaatcaagacaTTCGAATAAAGCAACAACAACATAATCAAACATTTAATCACAACTAAATTAAAAACAAGATCTAATTGGAAACATCAGAGCTTGTAAAAGACGAGTTGGctgtttattaatgttaatatatattcatatacagaTGATCATCTCTCATGCTGATTTGCTGATATCTGACAGAAATACCTCTGGGTTCATCTTTATGTTTGTTGTGTAATGATTAGCTAACTTATGgggaatatatatacatatatatataaacaaatacgcCCAAGAAATGCAGTACTTATTTAGCATATCATTATTAGACACTATGCATTCAAATATTCGTGTATATAATTCTTGCACAGCCGTCTCTGGTGGTCTACTGCAGCtggaaatattttacagtattttgcaaATTATTTTTGTGAAACTACATGgaatatttgtactttttataCCATCATTTGTCACTCCACAGAAGTGAAAACTCTTCAAGCACATGACTCTGAGTATGGTTTAACTGTGTAAATGTTCTGAATGTACGTTTATTTGGTGAACATGAAGCTCTAAATGTTATTCTGGttgccttttgttttatttgtaactCACATTGATTTGGTTTCGGTTATTGGCAGCAGGTTCTCTTTATATTGAGTgctgtttaaattaattataggTGACACTTTAGTATAATGAcaacatgaactaacaacaaacagctgtatttttaattaacacAGAGTAATAAACACTGCAACCTATGCATTTCTCATTGTTTGTTACTGCAGTAAAGTATTACCTATTAtgaatgcaacacacacacacacacacacacacacacacactgcagatgaTCTTAATAAAACGCCTTTATTGACAGTATAAAAACACtgcattattatgattatatacAGTCTAGGTGTGTTCAGTCTCTAATTCTGAACTCTGACGGACAAATCAAACACAACAGATGCTAATGGGCGAGTTAAGGCGGGTTAACCAAactttgcatgtttgtgtgcataAATAAACACATCGATCAGCTAAACACCTCTGGAACGCACACAGAACATCTCGGTTTTCTTTTTTAACGAGTGCTTCCAGAATATTTTCAGTACTGCTACATATGTGGATCATTAGTGGACAAATGAACACTGATCTCCGCTGATATATctacattcttaaaaataaaggttctctATTGGCATTGTTGAAGAATCTTTCAGATCCGGAGGAGAAAAACACACGTTTTTTGATTGATTATTTACATATTTGGCTGCATCTCACGTGACTAGAATTcttctttttgttaatttaaatagaaaaacacaTTAACTGAATGACCTGTTAGattttaaaaatatccgactGAAGGCCCTGATGGAGAAAGATCATGTACATGACAGAATAAGTAGACGTGGCTTGTTATTTGAAGTGTAGAAATACTTTCTGGTTTATTATCTCTGGTTAATTTCGGGTTTTGTGTCAAGCCTCGTGCACACCAGGATGTGGATCTCTCTTGCTTATCGCCAGTACTTTTCTAGACATTTTTTTGCCAAATCAGTTTCCACTGTTAATGAAAAACAGAAATACTCCAGTACACAAGGTGGCGCTGCGCAACTTTACTGTTCAGACACTCGCTTGCTGCGCAGAAGTCGTCACTCTCAGAACTTCTCCTTGCGTATTTATAGCATACATTTTTCCTCTTCTGTTTATCCTCCTCAACTACAGCACACAAACACGTGCACTAAAGTTGGCGGTAAAATGTTAAAGCGGTAAAAGTAAGTGATAAAACATCATGAAAGAAAATGACATGATGTAAATCCTCTTTAATCAGCTCGGCTAGAGTGTTTTTTGCTTAAACGCCACCAAGTGTTTTTATACTGTACCTTCAACAGCTCAATGCACGACAAAAGCAGCAATCTCATTGGTCCACCAGTTTTTAACGCAGCGCATCAAACTTATAATAAAAATGAGGCagaaacatatttacatattaaatgtcactttacgttTGTCTTGCGCATCAGTGTGCACGCACACATCAGCATCAGTTAAGTCACGATCTGCCAAACATGCCATAATCCTCGGTGTGCACGAGTTGATGGTGCAAAACTCCCTGCACAGATTTCCATCATGTTCCAGCTGGTAAACCACGATCGCCACACAGGTTTAAAAGTGCTTCTAATACTGACAAAAGACAAGGAACCTGATGTTACATGCAGAAATTCACTAATCTGACCACACCCTAAATGTGGTTCTTTTATCAGGTTGATTGTTTGGCCAACCAATAAAGGTTCTTCTATGGCAGAGTTgttcaaacttgttcctggaaaaCCACTGTGACCTGGAGAGATTAGCTctcaccctaattaaacacagcaaGACGAGGGCTTCAGATTCACTAAAGGGTCCTGGTATACTTCAGACAAATCTATTTAAATGCCAGTGTGTGAGTCTTTAAATCTCTCCTGCGAGAGATCGTACAGGTGCAGATATATCCGCACCAGCTCTGCTACTCCACCCTCCAGTGTGTTCAAGCTTGCTGTGTTTGATTTTGTTCTGCTGTCTGACCTCTGTAGATATGAGATACAAATTAATCGCAAGTCAAAGAAGTTTACAACCACTAACTGTGTAATCATCACAGACCAATGGGAGCTCTATAGTTTTAGGAGCCAAAATGAACTCCCCCAGACTCAAACTGAACTTCGTTTTGGCCAGATTTTGTTGGAATGAGGTCAATTCAAGACATTCTGCTTTTCTGTTTGAAGTAGACCATGGTATTAATGCTGGGTTGGCCACACTTTGTTCTGACGGGCCGTCTCCTGCAGAGTTTACCTCCAACCCCAACTAGacacacttgaaccagctaattaagatCTTAATAGTCATACTTGAAGCTTTCAGATAGATGTGTTTAGGTTAGATGCAGGACCGTGGCATTTCCAGGACAATTTGGAACCCCTTGagctagaccacaggtgtcaaactcagttcctggagggccgcagctctgcacagtttagtaccAACCCTGATTAaatacacctgatcaaactaattgagtccttcaggcttgtttgaaacctacaggtaagtgtgttggagcagggttggaactaaactgtgcagggcttcggccctccaggaattgagtttgacacccctgagctAGTCTATACTGGAATCTCCAGAGAGGTGTTTCTAGAGCTGGGGTACCCAAATTCAGTTCTGGGGGGCccgtgtcctgcagagtttacctCCAACCCCACTAAGAAactcctgaaccagctaatcaagcagTTACTGGGAACACTAGAAACCTCCAGAgaggtgtgttgaggaaagtttTAGATAAACTATggggacagcggccctccagcactgagtttgggcacccttgaaCAAGACCAAACTGGAATCTTCCCGGCAGGTGTGTTGATggtagttggagctaaagtctccAGGACATCAACCCTTCAGGTCTGGGTTTGGCACCTCTGCTCTTTAAGCTGGTTCGAGCAAACTCTGCAGAACAGTCATGGTGGATCCCGTTAAACACTACTCTACTAGAAGGTGATTTTTCTATCTAGGGTCCCCCTTGATTAGCTTAAGTTCTGCTCACGGTGTGCAATTTCAGACATGATTTGGTTGTACAAATTAGGCAAATCCTGAAAGCTTGCTGTAATTCTAGGCTAAGATCTGTGCTCTCTGATCATTGGCTTGACATGTTCACCTACAGCCTCTTGATGGTCGTTGCCATCAGATTTTCCCTCTGAAGGAGTTCAGGCAGATTCAGAAGATTTTAGATCTATCGTTTAGGATTGTTAAAAACTGCACAGCGTGAGCCGGATTTAAGTGCCCAAAAAGTCACTGCCCCCCTATTAAAAGCAAGATCAGACACCCTGTTCTGTCAGTGCTTTATAAGCCCGTGGAACCTTTACTTTTAAGAGTGCATTTCCTCTTCCTGTAACGAATAGTCGTCCTGCTCCACCTTCACTTGTCCGGCTCCGTCTGCATCCTCCTGCTGGCCACCAGACTCTGCACTGGTCTCGGGCGTCCGCTGGCAGCGTGCCTGATGCTTGAGGAAACTGTCCCTCCAGACGATCTTCTTTCCGCAGACGCTGCACTCGTACGGCCGCAGGCCTCCGTGTGTCTTGACGTGTTTAGTCAGGTGGTGCTTCATCTTGAAGCTCTTGGAGCAGACGGGGCAGCTGAACGGTCGCAGGTTCAGATGCTGCATTTTGACGTGGCGGTCGCGCATGCTCTTCAGCGTGTACGCTTTGCCGCAGTGACAGAAGTGGACTTTAGGCGTTGCAGAGAGAGGAGAGCACGGGGAGGACGAGGACGACTGCGAGACCCAGGACAGCTCGGAcggcagcagggggcgctgtgaAATCTGCCCCGTTGCCTTCTCAATTTCATCATAGGTCTCGAAGGAGAGATCCGTTTTGTCGTCCTCGTCCAGCACTTTGTCATCTAGCGGCCATTCGGTGACGCTCTGCCACAGTCCATCTGTCTCCTGCAGCGACTCCCTGCTCTCGCTTTCTCTGAGGCTGCCGTCCGGCTCGGCGACTCCTGAGAGAACACAAGAGCAGACAACAACAGTCAGAAACACCTCAGTGCTGCGCCGGCCATGTTTCCCCGGTGGACGGCAGCTAAACGGCAGTGATGAAGAAGCTCCACTCACCGGCCTGGTGCTCCTCATTCTTCACCCTCACTCTGTCCTCCTGCGAGGGTTCTCCCACTCCTTCATCCGCCTCCATCCTCCGCTGCTCCTCCTCTTCTTTTGCTCCGCGTAGGCGAACTCTTATTCGGTGCCTCGCGGCGAAATCTAACTCTGGCGGGCTGACGAGTGACGGCAGAGGCGCAGCGCTGCATCCATGAACGCCTGCTGCATTTGAGCCGCATTCGGAATCCGGCCGCAGGGGGAACGTCAGGGTGCTTCGACTCCACCGGTTCTGCTGAGGACGCCTCCATGTGGCCAGCGGTGGCAGTGCGCTGTGTGGTCTTTTCTCCAGAGTTTGTTCGGTCGTTGCGTCCTCTGGATCGGCGAAGCAGCAGTCTGAGCTACTGGGCGACTGGTGACTAGACGAGGTGGCGCCGCCGGGGCTGATCTGCGCTAGGGGTCGCGACCTCTTGAGGATATCCGTGCACTTGTCTACGATGTGCCACATCTGCAGGAAGCTGGCCACAGTGACATAGTTGATGATGTCGTCACGCACTATGCTGAGCTGGCCGGTGTATGCAGAGTTTAAAACACTCTCGAAGGCCAGAGGGTCCATGACGGAGGGCAGAGACACTGTGGTGACGTTCTTAAGCAGAACCTGCCAACAGCAGAACCGCAGTGTCAAGAACTAATCCAGATCAAGCTACGATGCTTCTACTTTGCTTTTACTCTGGTAATGCATGCTATTGAGTTTATTctgcaatgcggaagtgcgcGTGTTTTAGAACTTTCGATTCAATCGCCTGTTGAAgaaattaatatgaataatatacagctgaaaacggtcaaactactcgctctacaaacaagtgcgTTCATGACTATGAGACAATATAtcaatttgcaacatcaagcagctgtttttaacatcttaatatatgttaatattttaatgattatactAAAACGAACAGGTAGTAGATATTTTTTGGAAAACTATGATTGGTTGTTGTAATTTTCCTCTCTCGACTCAACTAGCCAATGGCAGAACATCATCTGTGGGGGCGGGGTTAAAGATAGTATGGCCGTCTCTTATTGATTAAATCTGGAAAACACAATATAATTCATCACACATTTCTGCGATATGACTGTTGCATTGACTATTATTGCGATAACGATGAGTTTTCCATATATTGCGCAGCTCCACTGCACTAGTATGCCACGCTTACTATGTTTTACAGCACATTTCTGAGTTAGATATAATATAGTTATTCATACACTCATGCAGTTTTTAACTTAACATTTAATCAAACACCTGCTGCGCTTCTGTTTTTACACGATGAGCTTAATCACGCAGTGAGGGTGGATAGTCATGCTACATTCCCTCATAAGATCAGTTTGTAAATAACAAACGTTAGCATTGTATTTCCTCTTTATTTCCCACTCTGTGCACTGCGAGCTGTTCAGCAACAGACAACCAATCAAACTGCTTCATTGTGTGCCTCATTAACATATTTGTGCAGCCGCAAAAACTCCCGCATAAACGTATAGTACTTTTGAAACgcactatagtaaagtgtattatactgtatatattaaaatatctaCAACTCTTTGGTAATGAATGCTCTGATATACTGTAGAGTAACTGCAGTGAACTGATGGACTTTAATagatactgtagtatactttagtttttactgcagtaaaccgcggtgtattgtagtataatataccctatagtaCAGTATTGactgttaccatagtaactagaatcaccacagcagattaattactatagttgttgtgttaccatagcaactgtagaatcacaacaacagattaaatactatagttgtgttaccatagcaactgtagaatcacaacaacagattaaatactatagttgttgtgttaccatagcaactgtagaatcacaacaacagattaaatactatagttgttgtgttaccatagcaactgtagaatcactacaacagattaaatactatagttgcggtgttaccatggcaactgcagaatcacaACAGTtttagttactatagttgttgttaccatagtaactgtagaatcatcacaatgGATTGAATCAAgtgctttactatagtatgggtCAAAACACTGGCGtttactatatattattttttcatgtgggttgttaatacttttttttaatgaccaattttaaaggtgtagttcacccaaaaaatgtaatttactcactatttaatgACCCACGAGTAGTTCAAAAGCTTTACAAGTTTATATTTTTAAGTAAGatgttgtatatattgtattatacacaccgacttccacagtaggaaaaacaaattctaTGACAGTCAAATGGTTGCAGgtgtccaacatttttctaaatatcttcttttgtgttcatggagtaaactatccctttaagaagtattttaatatctaaattaaacCACAGTAGTCATTTGTAGAAGCAGGCACCGTAGCATCTTTGGCTGTCAATCAAACTTGGGTCATTAATATGCAGATGAGCGTGCTTGTGAATATGCAGATGAGTGGAGAATCACCTGGTCATGGAAGTAAGGTGAGGAGGCGGCCAGGACACAGCGGTGTGCCCGGAACACCTGTCCCTGCACCTGGATGGACAGGTCGCACAGCTGGCCCTCCTCCCGCTGCCGGTTCAGGTTCTCCAGCACGGAGGCGCGGGCGCTTGGGAAACACACCTGCAGAACCGGGCCAGGCGGAGCGCTGGAGCGGCCGAACATCTGCTCCATCCTGCGGGCACAGAACACACAGAGACCTGCTGATCTCACCGGCTGCAGAATCTGAGGTAAAGTTGAGTTTATAGTcagacagtggtggaaagaggacTGATAATCACACTCCGCTAAAATAACATTACTAAGCCCACCCAAACATGTGTCTGTTGCACATATGTAAAGTATGAGTAAGAGTAGCCCTCCTAAAATACTCAAGAGCATTGCGCTGTGAaaggctgatgcatttacatgctgtgtgtgtgtgtgtgtgtgtgtgtgtgtgtgtgtgtgtgtgtgttctctgtaGTGCATTCAGTGATTGTGTATGGCCATGTGCAGATTTCAGTCATCATTCAGTGGGCATCACACTTCTATATCCCCTAGATCTGGGCTGCCCAAacctttttcttataaagggccaaacaCCAGACCTGATTGAGGGATGTGGGCCAAATATAGACCAAACCCAATACATCACATCGTAGAACATTACATTTGCATGggtaatttcctcatttattcactaatattaaaaaataacatgaaaacattgctttaaaccatattaactaatgcagtctcatttaaaacattttacaacgAACTTATTCCAGCAAAATCAGGATCTCATTTACACCACAGTGGAGTTCAGTGCTGAAACACTAGACTCGCTGAGGTCCTATGCATTGCTTTTTGTCAAgagacattttttacattttaaaagtctgattcatttacaacatttaactagattcttaaagtttgagaacaaactttgaggctggcttgtgaaagcctgacggtaatagtttatttaaacagttttaaaaagtatgatagatagatagatagatagatagatagatagatagatagatagatagatagatagatagatagatagatagatagatagatagatagatgttgttagcatgattctagcatgaattagcataatgttagcatgattctagcatgaattagcatgttgttagcatgattgtagcatgaattagcatgttgttagcatgattttagcatg containing:
- the zbtb22a gene encoding zinc finger and BTB domain-containing protein 22 codes for the protein MEQMFGRSSAPPGPVLQVCFPSARASVLENLNRQREEGQLCDLSIQVQGQVFRAHRCVLAASSPYFHDQVLLKNVTTVSLPSVMDPLAFESVLNSAYTGQLSIVRDDIINYVTVASFLQMWHIVDKCTDILKRSRPLAQISPGGATSSSHQSPSSSDCCFADPEDATTEQTLEKRPHSALPPLATWRRPQQNRWSRSTLTFPLRPDSECGSNAAGVHGCSAAPLPSLVSPPELDFAARHRIRVRLRGAKEEEEQRRMEADEGVGEPSQEDRVRVKNEEHQAGVAEPDGSLRESESRESLQETDGLWQSVTEWPLDDKVLDEDDKTDLSFETYDEIEKATGQISQRPLLPSELSWVSQSSSSSPCSPLSATPKVHFCHCGKAYTLKSMRDRHVKMQHLNLRPFSCPVCSKSFKMKHHLTKHVKTHGGLRPYECSVCGKKIVWRDSFLKHQARCQRTPETSAESGGQQEDADGAGQVKVEQDDYSLQEEEMHS